AATGCAGAATGATATCTGCAGCAACAGAAGTTCCATCCTGGAAAGCTACTAGACCATTTTCGTAGCAATACTCGATCTATGAGAAGTTTCAATTGTTAAATTTCTTTAGTCCGCAAATGTAGGTTTTTCATACTGTGACTCCAGCATGTTCAGTACTCAATGGAAAGCAGGATTACATACTTTTGAATGCTGCCACAAATTGTTGAACATCTccaactttgaaactttgatcTCTGGAGATCTTGAAGAAAGATGAACTTCTTTGGCTACCTTGGTGATTTCTTGACCAATATCCATGGCACTAGGTCCAGCACCAATAACAATTACAACCTGTATTTTTCACCAACTTGGACAATGTAGATTTTGCATATAATCTTACCACGTAATTTCCAATCAAGTACAATCTTACAAACAAGTACCTGATCTCGGAATGGTTCAGGAACTCGATAGTTGTGGCTGTGAATTTGTTTACCAGGCCAACTTTTGATTCCTTGAAGGAACCAGAAAGTAAAATTAGCATCCAGTACAAAACTCTGATCAAGTAATTTtaccttttcctctttttgttGGTAACGAAGGATTCATCCTGATTAATCAACTACCATCAAGTACAAAAACCACACAGCAGGAATTGCACGAGTAAACATGAGGAGACAACTGCCAACAAATCTAAGATTTGTTCAGTAGCAACTGTATTTGAAttttataaaactaaaataGTTATTCTTCGTAGTAACTCCTTAAGGTTAGGTCAAGGTATCTGTTTGTCTCGGTTGAGTTTCGATGTaggtaaaattcattttttccccTTGAACTCGTGAATCTAATTTTAATGTCATCATATTTCTATTACATTAATTTGCCTCATGAACTCCTTATTATTTTGTGAGCCAAAATATAGATATCTTACTAGAAAAAACACATAAGGGCACGTTCTGAAGACTAAAGTCCATCTCACTCTTATCAAAGATCATCTTACataccatagttattaaacccggcccggCCCGGCGGTCGAACCGGTCAAACCGGTGGACCGGTCATTGGACCGGACCGGGTTTGGAATCAGATCGTTTGTGCAAAGAGATCGTTGACTTAGTCAACGACCCGGCGGTCGAACCGGGTTAAACCGGAAACCCGCCGGTTTTGGCCGGTTTTGTCACTAACCggattttgtggaaaaattATATTGCTATTGTTGGAACTCGAACTCCAGACCTCTGCCACAACACTACTGCTTGCTTACCACCAAACTACTTCCAAATATGTTGATATAGTAGCTTTAGTATGATATATAAatgttttttcaattctatctttttttctctaaaacaaatttatttggaatcttttaataaaaatttattacccTCCAAACTCTATAAGTTATATAATGGATtccaaaataacatattacataattcatttaaagacaaatattatttttaataaatttttacacttaaaattcataaataagctagataattacactaaatatagataaaattttacacttgaagtttggtatattaataaataactttatatttgattgattcttatatgaattaattattttataacaaattaaattaaatgagcttTTGTTATggcattatttattacaatttatatcatatatcttatataaataattatgaaatataatatttaaatatatgtagtgaccCACCGGTTCAACTACTCACCCACCGGTTCAACCAGTAACCCGTTGACCTACCTCCTTCGCCGGGTTCTTCCCGGGTTGGTTTTAATAACTATGTTACATACAGAGCTAATGGATGTATCTTGCTCTCAATAGCTTACCTACGTGCTCCTATCCCTGATCTCAAGGGCAAGTTATATATGGTAGCCTTGAATATTTGTTGCAACCTCTTTCTTGGGAATAGGTAGGTccagcacaaaaaaaaaaagcttgctACAAAAAAAAGCTTGTGCATAGGTAGGTCCAGCTCAAACTGTGAAGAGAGTGCAACTAGCTATCAGTTCATCATAACCCATTTGTATacatgtatattataaatatattattatataatattaataaatttataatatatattatatgaatataattatatttaactaaataattataatatatatttatataatgtactaatattataattataatatattatatatatgtatatattataatatataataaatataatatatataaatattaattatatcattgtataattataatatgtAATTGGATTTGTTTATTGGAATCAAACTTGGGAATCGGACAAAACCCACCAAAATACTTGGGAATGGagaaacaccaaatttttagaaatcattccaaGATTTCAATTCCCATTCCAGTGAACCAAACACCATTTATGGGGTTCATTCCATTCCTCGAATCCGATACCTCTTACCAAACGCCCCCTTAGTTTTAATTTCCGAGGATCCAAATGTAGCTAGCTAGTACATATAATAGGTTTAGGACTACGGCCAGCGGATAATCACAACATTAGGCATCATATATAGGGGAAGTTTCTTTCATACAGGATTAAAGGTTCAACAGAAATTAGACTAATTACTAACCAATACAAAGTCCACCGAACTAAACTTATACAGTTAAACAATTAACTTAGGCAAATGACAACATTTCAAGAACTTACCTGGGAGGTCTGCTACTTTTGGTATGGTGTAATGACCATTACAAACCACGACTGCTTCGAATATCTCTTCTGATGAGCTCAATGCATCACATGTTCTCCTTCTCGACTCAACAACCCACTGATCATTTTGTTGCTCAACTCGAACTACTTCGGTATTGAATCGGATAAAGTCAAGGAGTCCaaaatcttgaacaaaattGTTCAAGAATTGCAGCACCTCTTGATGTCCAGGAAATGTCCTTAGCTCGCCATTCTTCCTGATGGTAAAAGGGTAGTCTGAAAATCCCATGAGACGTCTAGGAAGATTGGTCTCAAGTGAATAGTAGAGACTGCTGTGAACTATTTCTCTCTTGGGATCAAGGCTCAGAGGATCGGACTCGACTTGAGGACTGTACACCCAAGTCCCACCAATTTGGTTTGATTTCTCGTAGACCACCACTTGTTGGCCTTCTCTTTGGAGCTCACGGGCGGTGACGAGACCGGAAACTCCGGCTCCGACGACTGCAACTTTGAGAGATCGTGCCATGGTTTAGGTGAGCGAGTGAAGCTAGCAGGGGCAGAGTAAGGCAACTTGCTCGAATGGATCGAAGTTTTGATCCCATCATTTATACTAGTTCgattattttgtttattaatttattttttgggtgGAAAAAGCCAGTAAAAGTCCATCatttttttcaatcaatttttttatatcctgaattaactttttttttaatttcacatgcattatatcataaaaaattgtataatgatgcaatattatttcaaataatttatcCAAATAATTAACTGTATTACATTGCAAATAAATATGAGTGCTTGGTCAAATTTTGCTGATCGAATTTCATTTCATCATTTAGTATGTACTTTACGATAACTAGGTATTAACATTTTAATTTGTCACATAGAGATTTTGGATTCTAAATTCTCTTGTCCCGTGCCCACTTCTTGGATCCCATCCATTTCTTAATAAAAAACATGTTAATATGCCAAACAGATCAAACCATGAGACTTGTTAACTTCATCTCTAGAGAATTTCCGAGTGTTAAAGTAAGTGGAACAATTCAATGTACCAATTATGGTTCCAAAATCCATCATGAGGCTGTGCAATCGTACACGTTAATACGTTTGGATAGATGAttaattgaaatattatttaaaataattattacagtactttttatgatatgatttacttgagataaaaaaaattaaaaaaataaaaaaataattgaaaaatatatttatgatgcaattaaaataatattaaaaaattatggTATCCAAACACTAATTTTATTTGGTAGGTACCGCTCAGAAGAGAGTTAGTTTGAATGGTAAAGTGAGAGGGATTGTAAGTAAGAGATTGTTGGTTCAAGACCCCATTCACTAGAAAAATTCTTAATGTGCCAACAAATCGAACCATGAGACGTGTTTAactttgtgacgccccgaaaattaggagattgtttgtaaataagatactaaagtgtatttctttgggtttgatttaaaactttattttgttttaaaaagattagaaaccctaaaattttaatcaaaaaccctagtttacttgtgattaaCTGGTTTCCTTCAATATCTCATCTTTTAATAGAAactctaaattcaatttatggaattggaaaatccctcatgttattttaaaaatgtccctttatttggaaattattatttttattaaggcTTGCTACCCCATTTATTCCacgataagtgtaaatgaacctagaaagtaggtttTCACCTTTGGTTTTAAGATCGgagtaaaattagggttttcgcaatttttcaccggatgaattttcggtacaaagtaaggattaaatttggagattaaaagtgacttttaagtgagaaataatatgtgagtagtagcaatgatataaggttagtgaatgggaagaaaaaaaacagtagtacgtgagtttttaagaaaaacggcgcgaaccgacgggtcccgcgcactaccgattgaacgcaccacttgcctaccatttttcttaccaaacaaacTTATTGACTCTTGGataaaatatctccttaattaacatcagatttgaccaagaaattgaagttagaaaatgcaaggaagaaagagaaaattttgtggttgagattaaaccaagtgttagccaaacttgtggctagaattaattcttatctttccatcttcttataagacaaacttagcttcatTTCCTTCCATTTCTGCATCATTCCAgccgaccaagagagagagagaagtgaGAGCTTGAGCAACCACATTCCTTCTTGATtcacaccaaccaagtgctaagctagaaatctaaaccgattgattgcaagtttggaagcttgggaagctaaggaaccaagaaatttcaaaggaagtgaactatcactcatccaagccttgtttttgaggtattcaatctgatcatggtccttgatcttttaaatcttgtgttaagatgttatttagcttaagttttggcttgatttcaagatgagcaagtgattgtgatgattattggatgaaataaTCAAATCAGGGTTTTGGGGATTTGCTGCCAAACTTGATGTGTGACTCacatatgttgtaattaaggttatataaagggttttggtagtgattagaacaagaaattgaggaaagttacattaaaaactgaaaatcccagaaatctggaaaattgttcttccattctgcccgtttttgtagccctatgttagaggccgaattggcctttggtcaaaacattaaagttgttcagaatggtattttataggtgcccacaaaatttcagctcatttggagcatcgtagcttgtgaaaagacgaaaataccctcgctgatctaggtcactttccagaattccgcgtggacagttcagtccttttgattgagtttattcactatgatccgtttaGATTTATCCTTTCACcgaaacattaaagttttagtaccctgtcttagcttcgtaacgcctccaagaacaccttaattggatcttggtagactgagatatggtcatttgagtGAAATGCGgctgattagccgaatagttgaaaccaggttacatgagttgggaatttgatcaggttacattgaaaatttgactgagtgctcttcatgaaagttgtagtgttctgaagtagctttaaaattcctctaagaacacctgaattggatttttgtacactgagttatgttcattacagtgttctgcgtttaaacagccgacgaattggtttctggtttagtaattcgagaatttgaccaagttacattagaaactggactaagtgaccttcatgaatattgtagctctgtatcttagcttcgaaacggcataggtttcattttaatccgataagcgtagcctcagatatgttatttccgcatttgtacgtcaaatctgttttgaactaaattgaatttctgcacttgtacttaatacgattcttgttattatgatattgtgagcctatggaacggctcttgacatgaattgctgatatgtataatgttgggttgtgtttgagaaaatcaatgaagcctaaaaggttggaaaattaggtaaacacaaagggcatgctgcccgaatttttactcgagaactagaaaactatattagcgacttgagtgaaggttaagtatttatcacttgaactagtaAAGACCTTTGCtactatgtttcttgagtgttatatGTTAAGACTTGGTCGAGCTCGTACCTTGAGGAAAAGacttaatggccaatgtaaacttgtatttccatgtactttcaactcaagtgttatttccaagtatttatgctacaaaaccttatgatttgaaaagcgagcaagtgtttcgcgagtgtctttcaaatgaatttcaattggtcgatTTTTAATGAATGGAATGTTAACGTTTCGAATTcgactcgtgtttcaaagttctcaaactggaatttttatcgcagatctggactccaagcctggagtgtaattgaacgtgaatacttgaagcactatatcttttggtgagtgctttcaaataccgaattgaacttgatacgtgaccaatatgagtacatgttatatacgtgaattgatagggcaagagtgtactttatcgcacttgcccttacgtgacttgtacttgtttatggattgcaattgacttgatatacttgattgtggTGCGCGCaattcctggaattccagaaaccctgtggcgagttactctagtcgagccggcaagggcttggtcgattgggtaacgaaccctgggtctcttgtattgtcgagtggagtgatatctcctcgactaatcggtatactcgagtattaccacccgtgtttattgaggattttgggcccagctgggggtttgaacggtggacggagagtcgtgtaagtggtgttctactggattggttacttacttgaaagttgacggagtgtcaactactacgggatcaagcttctggtaatgccatgggaatttggctcctgagagtcatccgtatccttatactttggagtgattattattttttggattattgtttcttttgaaaaatctctacattcgctcattttaagattgctacttgacatgttactgttcacatttatgaactctttatactcgttactttgctatatcgaaaactcgtacttataaataatggtcaatttgctatttggaacctcactgggcttttagctcattccactccatttgttttcctttcaggggtacgagcgaggtgtgagatatgtaaagtctagcatagactagttgtttgatttttttgacttgtactcgcgctatttctcggatggaacatgttgtactgggattgtatacgttttgaactagtttgatGTATTAagactttgtaccttgattcctatcaatgtaaattataagcttgaattgtgaatgttatttatggttcatggatgtgtgtacatgactcgattgagatagtgagtgagtcctggcgagagctgggcaggcggtccgccgaaccctttggtacgccttagggggaggtggggtcgtcacagatggtatcagagctcctattgagctcgtgccgggagaaggttctcggactgtggggattgacttgttaagtgtggaacgattgtctattgttggagattttagatatgtatgctgggtaggaatctctaatacgggtgatttactcttgggaccggccggctcgagttgtgaattaccttattgtggattcttgtccccgaataccaaagagtgacaCCTTTACGATAAGCTGAGATCTCACGTAATATTGAGATAAATTTGGATTgtgaaagcaaaggcacggggaatgtGAATAGTATGGAcgtgaaatatattgaagatattcatgggatttgggatccttcttatCCACGTGTTAcgagccttgattaagtgtagtacCTGAGTGATACGTAAGATTAATGCTCTATAAGTTATGCGACTTGTTTTGATTAAATGTGTTATATTGCCTATGATTTAGAAGGGTCTAAGtcaagagtgccagctagaaTGTACTCCCTGGATCAACAGGCTTTACCTGAACCAttggagatagtagaaggtacgattcgtttTTACTATTGTTTAACCAAATATTGACTATAGTGAAACCTGAGAGCTGGAAatgaatatataaggaaaataccctacATTATTTCGaggtgcatgtatgaatttcgaggacgaaattcttttaaggaggggagagtgtgacgccccgaaaattaggagattgtttgtaaataagatactaaagtgtatttctttgggtttgatttaaaaccttattttgttttaaaaagattagaaaccctaaaattttaatcaaaaaccctagtttacttgtgattaaCTGGTTTCCTTCAATATCTCATCTTTTAATAGAAactctaaattcaatttatggaattggaaaatccctcatgttattttaaaaatgtccctttatttggaaattattatttttattaaggcTTGCTACCCCATTTATTCCacgataagtgtaaatgaacctagaaagtaggtttTCACCTTTGGTTTTAAGATCGgagtaaaattagggttttcgcaatttttcaccggatgaattttcggtacaaagtaaggattaaatttggagattaaaagtgacttttaagtgagaaataatatgtgagtagtagcaatgatataaggttagtgaatgggaagaaaaaaaacagtagtacgtgagtttttaagaaaaacggcgcgaaccgacgggtcccgcgcactaccgattgaacgcaccacttgcctaccatttttcttaccaaacaaacTTATTGACTCTTGGataaaatatctccttaattaacatcagatttgaccaagaaattgaagttagaaaatgcaaggaagaaagagaaaattttgtggttgagattaaaccaagtgttagccaaacttgtggctagaattaattcttatctttccatcttcttataagacaaacttagcttcatTTCCTTCCATTTCTGCATCATTCCAgccgaccaagagagagagagaagtgaGAGCTTGAGCAACCACATTCCTTCTTGATtcacaccaaccaagtgctaagctagaaatctaaaccgattgattgcaagtttggaagcttgggaagctaaggaaccaagaaatttcaaaggaagtgaactatcactcatccaagccttgtttttgaggtattcaatctgatcatggtccttgatcttttaaatcttgtgttaagatgttatttagcttaagttttggcttgatttcaagatgagcaagtgattgtgatgattattggatgaaataaTCAAATCAGGGTTTTGGGGATTTGCTGCCAAACTTGATGTGTGACTCacatatgttgtaattaaggttatataaagggttttggtagtgattagaacaagaaattgaggaaagttacattaaaaactgaaaatcccagaaatctggaaaattgttcttccattctgcccgtttttgtagccctatgttagaggccgaattggcctttggtcaaaacattaaagttgttcagaatggtattttataggtgcccacaaaatttcagctcatttggagcatcgtagcttgtgaaaagacgaaaataccctcgctgatctaggtcactttccagaattccgcgtggacagttcagtccttttgattgagtttattcactatgatccgtttaGATTTATCCTTTCACcgaaacattaaagttttagtaccctgtcttagcttcgtaacgcctccaagaacaccttaattggatcttggtagactgagatatggtcatttgagtGAAATGCGgctgattagccgaatagttgaaaccaggttacatgagttgggaatttgatcaggttacattgaaaatttgactgagtgctcttcatgaaagttgtagtgttctgaagtagctttaaaattcctctaagaacacctgaattggatttttgtacactgagttatgttcattacagtgttctgcgtttaaacagccgacgaattggtttctggtttagtaattcgagaatttgaccaagttacattagaaactggactaagtgaccttcatgaatattgtagctctgtatcttagcttcgaaacggcataggtttcattttaatccgataagcgtagcctcagatatgttatttccgcatttgtacgtcaaatctgttttgaactaaattgaatttctgcacttgtacttaatacgattcttgttattatgatattgtgagcctatggaacggctcttgacatgaattgctgatatgtataatgttgggttgtgtttgagaaaatcaatgaagcctaaaaggttggaaaattaggtaaacacaaagggcatgctgcccgaatttttactcgagaactagaaaactatattagcgacttgagtgaaggttaagtatttatcacttgaactagtaAAGACCTTTGCtactatgtttcttgagtgttatatGTTAAGACTTGGTCGAGCTCGTACCTTGAGGAAAAGacttaatggccaatgtaaacttgtatttccatgtactttcaactcaagtgttatttccaagtatttatgctacaaaaccttatgatttgaaaagcgagcaagtgtttcgcgagtgtctttcaaatgaatttcaattggtcgatTTTTAATGAATGGAATGTTAACGTTTCGAATTcgactcgtgtttcaaagttctcaaactggaatttttatcgcagatctggactccaagcctggagtgtaattgaacgtgaatacttgaagcactatatcttttggtgagtgctttcaaataccgaattgaacttgatacgtgaccaatatgagtacatgttatatacgtgaattgatagggcaagagtgtactttatcgcacttgcccttacgtgacttgtacttgtttatggattgcaattgacttgatatacttgattgtggTGCGCGCaattcctggaattccagaaaccctgtggcgagttactctagtcgagccggcaagggcttggtcgattgggtaacgaaccctgggtctcttgtattgtcgagtggagtgatatctcctcgactaatcggtatactcgagtattaccacccgtgtttattgaggattttgggcccagctgggggtttgaacggtggacggagagtcgtgtaagtggtgttctactggattggttacttacttgaaagttgacggagtgtcaactactacgggatcaagcttctggtaatgccatgggaatttggctcctgagagtcatccgtatccttatactttggagtgattattattttttggattattgtttcttttgaaaaatctctacattcgctcattttaagattgctacttgacatgttactgttcacatttatgaactctttatactcgttactttgctatatcgaaaactcgtacttataaataatggtcaatttgctatttggaacctcactgggcttttagctcattccactccatttgttttcctttcaggggtacgagcgaggtgtgagatatgtaaagtctagcatagactagttgtttgatttttttgacttgtactcgcgctatttctcggatggaacatgttgtactgggattgtatacgttttgaactagtttgatGTATTAagactttgtaccttgattcctatcaatgtaaattataagcttgaattgtgaatgttatttatggttcatggatgtgtgtacatgactcgattgagatagtgagtgagtcctggcgagagctgggcaggcggtccgccgaaccctttggtacgccttagggggaggtggggtcgtcacagatggtatcagagctcctattgagctcgtgccgggagaaggttctcggactgtggggattgacttgttaagtgtggaacgattgtctattgttggagattttagatatgtatgctgggtaggaatctctaatacgggtgatttactcttgggaccggccggctcgagttgtgaattaccttattgtggattcttgtccccgaataccaaagagtgacaCCTTTACGATAAGCTGAGATCTCACGTAATATTGAGATAAATTTGGATTgtgaaagcaaaggcacggggaatgtGAATAGTATGGAcgtgaaatatattgaagatattcatgggatttgggatccttcttatCCACGTGTTAcgagccttgattaagtgtagtacCTGAGTGATACGTAAGATTAATGCTCTATAAGTTATGCGACTTGTTTTGATTAAATGTGTTATATTGCCTATGATTTAGAAGGGTCTAAGtcaagagtgccagctagaaTGTACTCCCTGGATCAACAGGCTTTACCTGAACCAttggagatagtagaaggtacgattcgtttTTACTATTGTTTAACCAAATATTGACTATAGTGAAACCTGAGAGCTGGAAatgaatatataaggaaaataccctacATTATTTCGaggtgcatgtatgaatttcgaggacgaaattcttttaaggaggggagagtgtgacgccccgaaaattaggagattgtttgtaaataagatactaaagtgtatttctttgggtttgatttaaaaccttattttgttttaaaaagattagaaaccctaaaattttaatcaaaaaccctagtttacttgtgattaaCTGGTTTCCTTCAATATCTCATCTTTTAATAGAAactctaaattcaatttatggaattggaaaatccctcatgttattttaaaaatgtccctttatttggaaattattatttttattaaggcTTGCTACCCCATTTATTCCacgataagtgtaaatgaacctagaaagtaggtttTCACCTTTGGTTTTAAGATCGgagtaaaattagggttttcgcaatttttcaccggatgaattttcggtacaaagtaaggattaaatttggagattaaaagtgacttttaagtgagaaataatatgtgagtagtagcaatgatataaggttagtgaatgggaagaaaaaaaacagtagtacgtgagtttttaagaaaaacggcgcgaaccgacgggtcccgcgcactaccgattgaacgcaccacttgcctaccatttttcttaccaaacaaacTTATTGACTCTTGGataaaatatctccttaattaacatcagatttgaccaagaaattgaagttagaaaatgcaaggaagaaagagaaaattttgtggttgagattaaaccaagtgttag
This portion of the Coffea arabica cultivar ET-39 chromosome 2e, Coffea Arabica ET-39 HiFi, whole genome shotgun sequence genome encodes:
- the LOC113731772 gene encoding flavin-containing monooxygenase FMO GS-OX5-like isoform X2 — encoded protein: MARSLKVAVVGAGVSGLVTARELQREGQQVVVYEKSNQIGGTWVYSPQVESDPLSLDPKREIVHSSLYYSLETNLPRRLMGFSDYPFTIRKNGELRTFPGHQEVLQFLNNFVQDFGLLDFIRFNTEVVRVEQQNDQWVVESRRRTCDALSSSEEIFEAVVVCNGHYTIPKVADLPGIKSWPGKQIHSHNYRVPEPFRDQVVIVIGAGPSAMDIGQEITKVAKEVHLSSRSPEIKVSKLEMFNNLWQHSKAVTFFMIEVQAKWVASVLSGKVILPPKEEMLHDVEQHYRLMEENRIPKHHTHRLPLDPFEYLNWVAAQVGFPVDTQLLEIYHKFFEFICGASWIKFREQDVESWIN
- the LOC113731772 gene encoding flavin-containing monooxygenase FMO GS-OX5-like isoform X1; this encodes MARSLKVAVVGAGVSGLVTARELQREGQQVVVYEKSNQIGGTWVYSPQVESDPLSLDPKREIVHSSLYYSLETNLPRRLMGFSDYPFTIRKNGELRTFPGHQEVLQFLNNFVQDFGLLDFIRFNTEVVRVEQQNDQWVVESRRRTCDALSSSEEIFEAVVVCNGHYTIPKVADLPGIKSWPGKQIHSHNYRVPEPFRDQVVIVIGAGPSAMDIGQEITKVAKEVHLSSRSPEIKVSKLEMFNNLWQHSKIEYCYENGLVAFQDGTSVAADIILHCTGYKYDFYFLRTNGTVTIDDNRVGPLYKHVFPPELAPGLSFVGLTYRAVTFFMIEVQAKWVASVLSGKVILPPKEEMLHDVEQHYRLMEENRIPKHHTHRLPLDPFEYLNWVAAQVGFPVDTQLLEIYHKFFEFICGASWIKFREQDVESWIN